A genomic segment from Microcoleus sp. FACHB-672 encodes:
- a CDS encoding heavy metal translocating P-type ATPase, whose translation MQVSPDTAHANHEGKAGKMAAAQEMITLDVGGMKCAGCVTVVERQLIQHPGVISACVNLATEVASVACETGTVDPDALANQLTLAGFPTQPRNSSSETATNLETTGSLSTTERRQQSFQQQLWRVALAGILILLSGIGHLGQMGWADLPFLSTIWFHWGLATVALLGPGRSIFIDGWRGLRRNAPNMNTLVGLGAMSAYLASCVALLFPQLGWECFFDEPVMLLGFILLGRTLEQLARRRAANALEALISLQPATARLVADPAKNSSTTTGVEIPVAQVRVGEWLQVLPGEKIPVDGEVVAGTTTVDESMLTGEAVPVIKQSASLVAAGTLNQSGVIVVRATRTGKDTTLAQIVTLVEDAQTRKAPVQKLADTVAGYFTYGVMTIAALTFIFWYFAGTHLWPLETLPQAQHIASLHHEMPVISPNPALSTQPSALLLSLKLTIAVLVIACPCALGLATPTAILVGTGIGAERGLLIRGGDVLEKVHQLDTVVFDKTGTLTTGHPAVTDCLPIFNDSKFLMLNSDFIKNSNHQPENFLLQLAATVESGASHPLAVAIVEEAHRLELPLVSAQDFYTEPGLGVRASVNGLMVVLGTDEWLMQQGISIPKAERTRVLKLASAGKTVVYVAAAGVLVGLIACRDSLRSDAKATLDRLRQMGLRVMLLTGDRQEAADAIAQQLGLTAADVIAGVRPDGKATAIEHLQAQGHRVAMVGDGINDAPALAQADVGIALHSGTDVAVETAGIVLMHNHLMDTVKSIELSRRTLLKIRQNLFWAFAYNTLGIPVAAGALLPGFGIVLSPAAAGALMAFSSVSVVGNSLLLRHTFSRLDG comes from the coding sequence ATGCAAGTTTCTCCAGACACAGCGCACGCCAATCACGAAGGCAAGGCGGGGAAAATGGCCGCCGCCCAAGAAATGATTACCTTGGATGTAGGGGGGATGAAATGTGCTGGCTGCGTGACGGTTGTGGAGCGGCAGCTGATCCAGCATCCGGGCGTAATTTCAGCTTGTGTGAATTTAGCCACTGAGGTGGCAAGTGTGGCCTGTGAAACCGGCACTGTAGACCCAGATGCCTTAGCAAATCAGTTGACTTTAGCCGGCTTTCCCACTCAGCCGCGCAACAGCAGCAGTGAAACGGCAACCAACCTGGAAACAACCGGCTCGCTCTCTACCACTGAACGACGCCAGCAGTCCTTTCAGCAGCAATTGTGGCGGGTTGCCCTCGCCGGCATTCTGATTCTGCTCTCCGGAATTGGCCATTTAGGACAAATGGGTTGGGCAGACCTTCCTTTCCTCAGCACGATTTGGTTCCACTGGGGATTAGCGACAGTCGCCCTGCTAGGGCCGGGAAGATCGATTTTTATAGATGGCTGGCGCGGGTTGCGGCGCAATGCCCCCAATATGAACACCCTTGTCGGATTAGGAGCCATGAGCGCCTACCTGGCTAGCTGCGTGGCTCTCCTATTCCCTCAACTGGGATGGGAGTGTTTCTTCGATGAGCCGGTGATGTTGTTAGGCTTTATCCTACTAGGGCGGACGCTGGAACAGCTAGCCAGACGCCGCGCTGCCAATGCGCTCGAAGCTTTGATTAGCTTACAGCCGGCCACCGCTCGTTTAGTTGCTGATCCAGCGAAGAATAGCAGCACCACTACAGGGGTAGAAATCCCAGTTGCTCAAGTCCGAGTTGGGGAATGGTTACAAGTGCTTCCGGGTGAGAAAATTCCCGTCGATGGGGAAGTGGTAGCCGGCACCACAACGGTCGATGAATCAATGCTGACAGGCGAAGCGGTGCCGGTAATTAAACAATCCGCTTCACTCGTTGCTGCTGGCACCCTGAATCAGTCAGGCGTAATCGTTGTGCGGGCAACACGCACCGGCAAAGACACAACCTTGGCTCAGATTGTCACCTTAGTTGAAGATGCCCAAACCCGCAAGGCACCCGTGCAAAAGCTAGCCGATACGGTTGCTGGTTACTTCACTTATGGGGTGATGACAATTGCCGCGCTCACCTTTATCTTCTGGTATTTTGCCGGCACGCACCTGTGGCCTTTAGAAACGCTGCCACAAGCGCAACATATTGCCTCTCTACATCATGAAATGCCGGTCATTTCCCCTAACCCGGCACTCAGCACTCAGCCTTCAGCCCTCCTGCTGAGTTTGAAGTTAACTATCGCGGTGTTAGTGATTGCCTGTCCCTGCGCCTTGGGACTCGCCACCCCAACTGCTATCCTCGTCGGCACCGGCATTGGCGCGGAACGTGGACTTTTAATTCGTGGCGGCGACGTTTTAGAAAAAGTCCACCAGTTAGATACCGTCGTATTTGATAAAACCGGCACTTTAACAACGGGTCATCCTGCGGTGACTGATTGCCTACCAATCTTCAATGATTCCAAATTTTTAATGTTGAATTCAGATTTCATTAAAAATTCAAATCATCAACCGGAAAATTTTCTTCTACAGCTAGCCGCCACGGTGGAAAGTGGGGCCAGCCATCCCCTCGCAGTAGCCATTGTCGAGGAAGCCCACCGGCTTGAATTGCCGTTGGTGAGTGCACAGGATTTTTACACCGAACCGGGTCTGGGGGTTCGCGCCTCAGTCAATGGCTTGATGGTGGTTTTAGGCACGGATGAGTGGCTGATGCAGCAGGGAATTTCCATTCCTAAGGCCGAGCGAACTCGTGTTTTGAAGTTGGCCTCTGCCGGCAAAACAGTAGTTTACGTGGCGGCTGCCGGGGTTTTAGTGGGGCTAATTGCCTGCCGTGACTCGTTACGATCTGATGCGAAAGCAACCTTAGATCGTTTGCGGCAGATGGGGCTGCGAGTAATGCTGCTCACTGGTGATCGCCAAGAAGCGGCTGACGCCATTGCCCAACAACTAGGGCTGACAGCAGCAGATGTGATCGCCGGCGTTCGTCCGGATGGCAAAGCCACTGCCATCGAACACCTACAGGCTCAGGGGCATCGGGTGGCAATGGTAGGAGACGGGATTAATGACGCACCCGCCCTGGCGCAAGCAGACGTTGGGATTGCTTTGCACTCAGGCACGGATGTGGCTGTGGAAACTGCTGGCATTGTGCTGATGCACAATCATTTGATGGATACAGTCAAATCAATTGAGCTAAGCCGGCGCACCCTTCTCAAAATCCGTCAGAATTTGTTCTGGGCGTTTGCTTACAACACCCTCGGTATTCCAGTTGCAGCCGGTGCCCTGCTACCTGGCTTTGGCATTGTGCTTAGTCCTGCGGCTGCCGGTGCGCTGATGGCGTTTAGTTCGGTTAGCGTGGTCGGAAATTCTCTACTTTTGCGGCATACTTTCTCCCGGTTGGATGGCTGA
- a CDS encoding DUF4327 family protein: MNQQVIHPMEKFQRQVRSLVDSKIIKPTDSLWKISLLYGDEWPYLKKELQEFEFSMQDPVSEFLAVETWEEEA, translated from the coding sequence ATGAACCAGCAGGTTATTCACCCGATGGAGAAGTTTCAGCGTCAGGTGCGTTCTCTTGTGGACTCAAAGATTATCAAGCCAACAGATAGCCTCTGGAAGATTTCCCTGCTTTATGGCGACGAATGGCCTTACTTGAAAAAGGAATTGCAGGAATTTGAGTTTTCCATGCAAGATCCCGTCAGCGAGTTCCTAGCCGTAGAAACTTGGGAAGAAGAAGCCTAA
- a CDS encoding protein kinase domain-containing protein — protein sequence MLTLTLLHPEKQTPLQQWQFENETVIRIGRSPDNQVILHDLLVSRLHLELRLGAGGKWVLVNKGTNGTFVDGTLMSQGLVSDGSLIQLATGGPRLKLEVQNETVVQEGTPSPAAGTSAKNCTHAGNPAANLFCIHCGQPIKVERTIHEYQVLRTLGKGGMGTTYLACQETVNSARPPQLLVLKEMNADMAKVAKARELFEREARILQGLNHPGIPQFFDFFVESNKKYLAMELVHGQDLEKRVYQRGPVTPAQAVDWMIQTCDILDYIHSQSPPIIHRDIKPANLMVRHVDNRVVVLDFGAVKEIGTPLGTRIGAPDYSAPEQNRGQPLTQSDLYAIGPTLIFLLTGESPHRFFSRQGNDYRFNVETVPTITPKLRTVIERVTEPKPSHRYQNAEELTQALASCL from the coding sequence TTGTTAACTCTCACCCTTTTACATCCCGAAAAACAGACTCCACTGCAACAGTGGCAGTTTGAAAACGAGACGGTTATCCGTATTGGTCGGTCTCCTGACAATCAGGTAATTCTGCACGATCTGCTGGTTTCCAGACTGCATTTGGAACTTCGTCTAGGTGCCGGTGGTAAGTGGGTACTGGTCAACAAGGGCACGAATGGCACCTTTGTTGATGGCACTTTAATGTCGCAAGGGCTGGTTTCAGATGGATCGCTGATCCAGCTGGCTACGGGCGGCCCTCGGCTGAAGTTGGAAGTTCAAAACGAAACGGTAGTGCAGGAGGGAACGCCCTCACCGGCAGCAGGTACGTCTGCAAAAAATTGTACTCATGCCGGTAATCCAGCCGCTAACTTGTTTTGTATCCACTGCGGTCAACCGATTAAAGTTGAACGGACGATCCACGAGTATCAGGTCTTGCGTACCCTCGGAAAAGGGGGGATGGGCACAACTTATTTAGCGTGCCAGGAAACGGTTAACTCCGCCCGCCCCCCTCAGCTTTTGGTACTCAAAGAAATGAATGCGGATATGGCAAAAGTTGCGAAAGCCCGCGAACTCTTTGAACGGGAAGCGCGTATTCTTCAAGGACTTAACCATCCAGGAATTCCGCAATTTTTTGATTTTTTTGTTGAAAGCAATAAAAAATACCTGGCAATGGAATTGGTCCACGGTCAGGATTTAGAGAAGCGCGTTTACCAGCGCGGCCCTGTGACGCCGGCACAAGCAGTTGATTGGATGATTCAAACCTGTGACATATTAGACTACATTCACAGCCAAAGTCCTCCCATTATTCACCGGGATATTAAACCAGCAAATTTGATGGTTCGCCATGTAGACAACCGCGTTGTGGTTTTAGACTTTGGTGCTGTTAAAGAAATCGGTACGCCTTTGGGTACTCGCATCGGTGCCCCAGATTACAGTGCCCCAGAACAAAACCGGGGTCAACCGCTAACCCAGTCAGACCTCTATGCAATTGGCCCGACTCTGATCTTTCTGCTAACGGGCGAAAGCCCTCACAGGTTTTTTAGCCGGCAAGGCAATGACTATCGATTTAATGTGGAAACTGTGCCCACCATCACGCCAAAATTACGGACGGTGATCGAGCGGGTAACAGAACCTAAACCGAGTCATCGCTACCAGAACGCTGAAGAACTTACTCAAGCGTTGGCCAGTTGTCTGTAA